A genomic region of Catalinimonas niigatensis contains the following coding sequences:
- a CDS encoding UPF0175 family protein yields MSVINVNIPDHLQINDFEIKMIIASRLFEEGKLSSGQAAEIVGLSKRAFLELVGKYGVSVFAYTYEELDEDLKNV; encoded by the coding sequence ATGAGTGTAATTAATGTGAATATACCGGATCATCTTCAAATCAATGATTTTGAGATAAAGATGATTATTGCTTCCAGGTTGTTTGAAGAAGGAAAACTATCTTCAGGACAGGCGGCTGAAATTGTAGGATTATCAAAAAGAGCATTTTTGGAATTGGTGGGCAAGTATGGTGTTTCGGTATTTGCTTATACCTATGAAGAGTTAGATGAAGATTTGAAAAATGTCTAA
- a CDS encoding DUF3368 domain-containing protein, giving the protein MSNQIIIADTSCLIGLKNINQIGLLKQLYDKITITNEIRDEFSEVLPEWIVVENVTDRVRLSILELELDKGEASAIALALENSNSLLIIDEGKGRRVAARLGIKKIGTLGVFIQAKEKGIVTQIEPLIRNLKKVDFRISDKLVEGILKRVGER; this is encoded by the coding sequence ATGTCTAATCAGATTATTATTGCTGATACAAGTTGTCTGATTGGTTTGAAGAACATCAACCAAATAGGTTTACTCAAACAACTTTATGATAAGATTACAATTACCAATGAGATAAGAGATGAATTTAGTGAAGTACTGCCCGAATGGATTGTTGTAGAAAATGTGACTGACAGGGTCAGGCTGTCCATACTTGAGTTGGAATTGGATAAAGGTGAAGCTAGTGCAATCGCATTGGCTCTTGAAAATAGTAACAGCTTACTGATTATAGATGAAGGTAAAGGGCGAAGAGTAGCTGCCAGATTAGGAATAAAAAAGATAGGAACTTTAGGCGTATTCATACAAGCAAAAGAGAAAGGTATAGTCACTCAAATTGAACCTTTGATCCGTAATTTGAAAAAGGTAGATTTTAGAATATCTGATAAGCTTGTCGAGGGTATTTTGAAAAGAGTAGGAGAAAGATAG
- a CDS encoding DinB family protein, which yields MNTQSDIQLREQVVKHLQGGQAYMPLKHMLKEIPFNQLGIKPHGLPYSLYQQFYHIRLAQHDILEFFRNPDYESPEWPEGYWPEQQAPLDEQEWKQLIEDYFEERQQLCDLILDTNNDLFTPFPHGSGQTLLREALLVIEHTSYHTGQLLILIRLLELHD from the coding sequence ATGAATACACAATCCGATATACAATTACGGGAGCAAGTAGTCAAGCACTTGCAAGGCGGGCAAGCCTACATGCCGCTCAAGCATATGCTCAAAGAGATTCCTTTCAATCAACTGGGCATCAAACCTCATGGACTGCCTTATTCATTGTATCAGCAGTTTTACCATATCCGGCTGGCCCAGCACGATATTCTGGAATTTTTCCGCAACCCGGACTATGAGTCGCCCGAATGGCCGGAGGGCTACTGGCCTGAACAGCAGGCACCTCTTGATGAGCAGGAATGGAAACAATTGATAGAGGACTATTTTGAGGAAAGGCAGCAGCTTTGCGATCTTATTTTGGATACCAACAATGATCTTTTTACTCCTTTTCCCCACGGTTCCGGGCAGACTTTGCTGCGCGAAGCCCTGCTGGTGATAGAACATACTTCTTACCATACCGGACAATTGCTGATCCTTATACGACTTTTAGAGCTACATGATTAA
- a CDS encoding alpha/beta hydrolase, with product MQLSSFLSLSLCLLLLSGQLSRAQSSEAKVIIKDTTHFSEVFDESRHYRLILPPDYYEHPNRKYPVIYFFHGYGGRYNGPADGERSVSAEARYYDEFNGNIARTGPDSLDNFAAYVSKHDVIVAKWDGYVANQYPRPYDIGPVKEDKQFIDYFPEFVRYVDAHYRTIPSREGRAVSGLSMGGFMSMFVASKYPHLISSASFFCPSSAFIIGPKALQAYTSFEEMGKNYVGLPIRMHIGAKDFLRQHDLGLDQAFKTLELYYESWHYGVNYFNGFHNTVNIEGQFDFHMKNFRRPIPKPEQWYHIDVYPNFEVWNYVLKSNRTSVGYTLLEAVSQEGFKVQTKQWLPDGPAVPSLSFELTTDGLYAPNTIYQVMRLDVPKQKISKQEVQTDAEGRLRLQWQGDQTDIGIYQQGDSGYISMANYNLDTDMPTAWKEIRLTPLLWNKGGKAVDSIQAELIAQDEDIEVLSSQQTIGNIARGALYQQTSFSLRSRNPKLDRAKLKLVLQYADKKEQFLLEVPFYTPEAELENFAIADGGRFSLEVEGNTLLGKGNADGKANPGEWISILAQSDLDTTYWYGLKLFTTDPYVDWQNRKLKYFSRNDWSGTQRPASELYISPDCPDGHKITLYGIYDFPKAGNIPRDNQGALSFIHETRRVSFTVEVRK from the coding sequence ATGCAACTCAGCTCTTTTCTTTCATTAAGCCTCTGTTTATTGCTACTATCAGGACAGCTTTCCCGGGCACAATCTTCTGAGGCTAAAGTCATCATTAAAGACACCACGCATTTCAGTGAGGTGTTTGATGAAAGTCGTCACTATAGATTGATCCTGCCACCCGATTACTACGAACATCCCAATCGTAAATATCCGGTGATCTATTTCTTTCATGGCTACGGAGGGCGCTATAACGGTCCGGCGGATGGAGAACGCTCTGTTTCGGCGGAAGCCCGCTATTATGACGAGTTTAATGGCAACATTGCTCGTACCGGCCCTGACTCTCTGGATAATTTTGCGGCTTATGTAAGTAAACATGATGTGATTGTCGCCAAATGGGATGGCTATGTAGCCAATCAGTATCCACGCCCTTATGACATTGGCCCGGTCAAAGAAGACAAACAATTTATTGACTATTTTCCTGAATTTGTACGCTATGTGGATGCGCACTACCGTACCATTCCCAGCCGTGAAGGCAGGGCGGTATCAGGTTTGAGTATGGGAGGCTTTATGTCTATGTTTGTAGCTTCCAAGTATCCTCACCTTATCAGCAGTGCTTCTTTCTTTTGCCCTTCTTCCGCTTTTATCATCGGCCCCAAAGCCTTACAGGCTTATACCTCTTTTGAAGAGATGGGAAAGAATTATGTTGGCCTGCCCATCAGAATGCATATTGGCGCTAAAGATTTCCTGCGGCAGCATGACCTTGGTCTGGATCAGGCATTCAAGACCCTGGAGTTGTATTACGAAAGCTGGCATTACGGTGTCAATTATTTCAATGGATTTCACAATACGGTCAACATTGAAGGGCAATTTGATTTTCATATGAAAAACTTCCGCCGACCCATACCTAAGCCGGAACAGTGGTATCACATTGATGTGTATCCGAATTTTGAGGTGTGGAATTATGTGCTTAAAAGTAATCGCACAAGTGTAGGTTATACACTGCTGGAAGCAGTAAGCCAAGAAGGCTTTAAAGTGCAAACGAAGCAGTGGCTGCCTGATGGGCCTGCTGTTCCTAGCCTCAGCTTTGAACTTACCACAGATGGTTTGTATGCTCCCAATACGATTTATCAGGTGATGAGACTGGATGTTCCGAAACAAAAAATAAGTAAGCAGGAAGTACAAACAGATGCTGAAGGAAGATTGCGTCTGCAATGGCAGGGTGACCAAACCGATATAGGCATTTACCAGCAGGGCGACTCCGGCTATATCTCTATGGCGAACTACAACTTAGACACGGATATGCCGACCGCCTGGAAAGAAATCAGGCTCACGCCCCTGCTTTGGAACAAGGGAGGTAAAGCTGTGGATTCCATTCAGGCAGAACTAATCGCTCAGGATGAAGACATTGAAGTGTTGAGCAGTCAGCAAACGATTGGAAACATAGCACGGGGAGCCCTGTATCAGCAAACTTCCTTTAGTCTCCGTTCCAGAAATCCGAAACTAGACAGGGCAAAGCTCAAATTGGTATTGCAGTATGCCGACAAGAAAGAGCAGTTTCTGCTGGAAGTGCCTTTCTACACGCCTGAAGCGGAACTGGAAAATTTTGCCATTGCGGATGGTGGCAGGTTCTCCTTAGAAGTGGAAGGAAATACTCTGCTGGGCAAAGGAAACGCTGATGGCAAAGCCAATCCGGGAGAATGGATCAGCATACTGGCTCAATCTGATCTTGATACCACTTATTGGTACGGACTTAAACTTTTTACCACTGACCCTTATGTAGACTGGCAGAACAGAAAATTGAAATACTTCTCCAGAAATGACTGGTCGGGTACCCAGCGGCCTGCTTCAGAACTGTACATCAGCCCTGACTGCCCTGATGGCCATAAGATTACACTTTATGGTATTTATGATTTTCCCAAGGCAGGAAACATCCCACGCGATAATCAGGGAGCGCTTTCTTTCATCCATGAGACCAGACGTGTTTCTTTTACAGTAGAAGTCAGAAAATAA
- a CDS encoding putative quinol monooxygenase has translation MMKKYGLHGKLKAKEGQGDALAEILVQASALVIHAKGCHLYMVSRDPQEKESVWVTEVWDNKADHDQSLNVEGVRALISKAMPLLDGQPEKGLELEVIGGI, from the coding sequence ATGATGAAAAAATACGGACTGCACGGAAAACTGAAAGCAAAAGAAGGACAAGGCGATGCTCTGGCGGAGATTCTGGTACAAGCATCAGCATTAGTAATTCATGCCAAAGGTTGTCATCTGTACATGGTGAGCCGAGATCCTCAGGAAAAAGAAAGTGTCTGGGTCACAGAAGTGTGGGATAACAAAGCAGATCATGATCAATCGCTAAATGTGGAAGGAGTAAGAGCGCTTATCTCCAAGGCAATGCCTTTGCTGGACGGGCAACCGGAAAAAGGGTTGGAATTGGAAGTCATTGGTGGAATTTGA
- a CDS encoding acyl carrier protein phosphodiesterase: MNFLAHFYLSDLNESLIVGNFLGDFVKGNKYENFSPEIARGIQLHREIDSFTDQHPYHLQSKHRLDDKYGHYAGVAIDMFYDHLLAIQWASYSDIPLSDFTQFIYQTLEVHANNFPPSARQVLTYMVKHDWLLHYQEMAGIEQALTGISHRARYQSNLEQAPLDLQKHFSQFKQDFSAFFPELNAHVKQYLAF, from the coding sequence ATGAACTTCCTGGCACACTTCTATCTTTCTGACCTGAATGAATCACTAATCGTTGGCAATTTCCTGGGAGATTTTGTGAAAGGTAATAAGTATGAAAACTTTTCGCCGGAGATCGCCAGAGGCATTCAGCTGCATCGTGAAATAGATTCTTTTACCGATCAGCACCCCTATCACTTACAGAGTAAACATCGGCTTGACGACAAATATGGTCACTATGCCGGAGTAGCCATTGATATGTTTTATGATCATTTGCTGGCCATTCAGTGGGCCTCTTATTCTGACATTCCTTTATCAGATTTCACTCAGTTTATCTATCAGACTCTGGAAGTTCATGCCAACAATTTTCCTCCCTCTGCCCGGCAGGTGCTGACCTACATGGTCAAGCATGACTGGCTGCTGCACTATCAGGAAATGGCAGGAATAGAACAGGCTTTGACAGGTATCAGTCACAGGGCGCGCTACCAATCAAATCTGGAGCAAGCCCCGCTTGACTTACAAAAGCATTTTTCACAATTTAAGCAGGACTTCTCAGCATTTTTTCCGGAACTGAATGCACATGTGAAGCAATACCTGGCTTTCTAG
- a CDS encoding 2-hydroxyacid dehydrogenase, which yields MKVAFFSTKAYDKEFMNRVNKQHEHKLTYFDTSLEVSTAILAHDYEAVCIFVNDKANKGTLQKLHQQGIRLIALRCAGFNNVDLKAAEELGIKVVRVPAYSPYAVAEHALAMILTLNRKTHIAYDRVRNGNFSLDRLMGFDMRGKTVGVIGTGKIGQIFASIMHGIGCHVIAFDPYPDQEFEQEGRVKYVPLDEIWKASDILSLHCPLTPDSHYMINEEAIDKMKDKVMLINTSRGGLVDTKAVIKALKYGKIGYLGLDVYEQEENLFFQDLSGHIIQDDDISRLMTFPNVLITSHQAFFTENAMTNIAETTLQNISDFEEGKDLKNEVKIS from the coding sequence ATGAAAGTAGCTTTTTTTAGTACCAAAGCCTATGACAAGGAATTTATGAATCGTGTTAACAAGCAGCATGAACATAAACTCACCTATTTTGACACAAGCCTGGAAGTTTCTACCGCTATTCTGGCCCATGATTATGAAGCAGTTTGCATCTTTGTGAATGACAAAGCAAACAAGGGCACGCTCCAAAAATTACATCAGCAAGGTATCCGACTGATTGCTTTACGTTGTGCAGGCTTTAATAATGTGGATCTAAAGGCTGCTGAAGAACTGGGGATCAAAGTAGTAAGGGTGCCAGCTTATTCACCTTATGCAGTGGCTGAACATGCACTAGCGATGATTCTGACCCTCAACCGTAAGACACACATTGCTTACGACCGTGTACGCAATGGTAATTTTTCCCTGGACCGTCTGATGGGTTTTGATATGAGAGGCAAAACGGTAGGTGTAATTGGTACGGGTAAGATCGGACAGATCTTTGCCAGTATTATGCACGGTATAGGTTGCCATGTAATAGCCTTTGACCCTTATCCTGATCAGGAATTTGAACAGGAAGGCAGGGTAAAATACGTGCCTTTGGATGAAATTTGGAAAGCATCGGATATCCTTTCTCTGCATTGCCCACTGACGCCGGATTCACACTATATGATCAATGAGGAAGCCATTGATAAAATGAAAGACAAGGTCATGCTGATCAATACCAGTCGGGGAGGATTGGTAGACACCAAAGCAGTGATCAAAGCGCTGAAGTATGGCAAAATCGGCTATCTGGGGCTGGATGTGTATGAACAGGAAGAAAACCTCTTTTTTCAGGACTTGTCCGGTCATATCATTCAGGATGATGATATTTCCCGGCTGATGACCTTTCCTAATGTATTGATTACCTCTCACCAGGCATTCTTTACTGAAAATGCCATGACCAACATTGCAGAGACTACGCTACAAAATATCAGTGATTTTGAAGAAGGTAAAGATTTAAAGAACGAAGTAAAAATATCCTGA
- a CDS encoding septal ring lytic transglycosylase RlpA family protein, translated as MLKLIHVSFLLGYAIIQACQPFVEKYNFSQEGKASYYANVLNGKPTASGEAYHPDSLTAAHRYLPLGTVILVVNPRNQRQIRLRVNDRGPYHRSRVLDVSRSAADSLGFLDDGVAHVHIKALLSPQLADSLSQQLNKVR; from the coding sequence ATGCTCAAGCTCATCCATGTCTCTTTTCTCCTGGGATACGCCATCATACAGGCTTGCCAGCCTTTTGTAGAGAAATATAATTTCAGTCAGGAAGGAAAAGCTTCTTATTATGCCAATGTACTTAACGGGAAGCCTACTGCCAGCGGAGAAGCTTACCATCCGGACAGCCTTACAGCAGCACATCGGTATCTGCCTTTAGGCACTGTAATTCTGGTAGTCAATCCAAGGAATCAACGGCAGATCCGGCTTAGAGTCAATGACCGCGGACCTTATCACAGAAGCCGTGTGCTGGATGTATCGCGCAGTGCTGCCGATTCCTTAGGCTTTCTTGATGATGGAGTGGCACATGTGCACATTAAAGCTTTACTCAGCCCACAACTGGCAGACAGCCTTAGCCAACAACTGAACAAAGTCCGGTAG
- a CDS encoding ABC transporter permease produces MRKLKLSLQAEILKAKNSLAVWLSLIGTAGIMLAFFFMLLFGTENFVPAADEDPWQHFYMVYYEGTAFMLLPLFAIIMAALVCFIEYRNSMWKHLLISTVSRSHLYLSKLLFTYLLIAVSHLFFMVMLLLSGVLLGMLRPELHLLETFPDLSFLFKLGFKTLLSVGGMLTLQFWISMRFRSFIVALGVGVIGFVLSSLLVEGWKHVIYLPYSYPLLYLQEMYLAKTMSIVEIYSLIYCFIFVGLGLADFQKMDIHA; encoded by the coding sequence ATGAGGAAACTTAAGCTCAGCCTGCAAGCGGAAATCCTAAAAGCAAAAAACTCACTGGCTGTATGGTTATCCCTGATAGGTACTGCGGGCATCATGCTGGCTTTCTTTTTCATGCTGCTCTTCGGAACAGAAAACTTTGTGCCTGCTGCGGATGAAGATCCCTGGCAGCACTTTTATATGGTATATTATGAGGGAACCGCTTTTATGTTGCTTCCCCTGTTTGCTATTATTATGGCAGCACTGGTGTGTTTTATAGAATATCGGAACAGCATGTGGAAGCATCTGCTCATTTCTACCGTATCGCGCAGTCATCTTTATCTCTCCAAATTACTCTTCACCTATCTGCTGATTGCAGTTTCTCATCTGTTTTTTATGGTGATGCTCCTGCTTTCAGGAGTACTGCTCGGTATGTTAAGACCAGAATTACACTTACTAGAGACCTTTCCTGATTTATCATTTCTGTTTAAATTGGGTTTCAAAACTTTATTATCAGTAGGAGGAATGCTGACTTTGCAGTTTTGGATAAGTATGCGCTTTCGTAGTTTTATTGTAGCCCTGGGGGTAGGAGTGATCGGCTTTGTGTTGTCAAGCCTATTGGTGGAAGGGTGGAAGCACGTTATTTATTTGCCTTACAGTTACCCTTTGCTGTATCTGCAAGAAATGTATCTTGCAAAGACGATGAGTATTGTAGAAATATACAGCCTGATTTATTGCTTTATTTTTGTAGGTTTAGGACTGGCAGATTTTCAGAAGATGGACATCCATGCTTAA
- a CDS encoding ATP-binding cassette domain-containing protein, translating into MSLAIRTDNLIFNYGNQTNIHDLSLFIPEGSCFGLLGRNGAGKSTIMKLILGLLKAQQGKVFLFEQELQQRESKVFDEIGALVEDPPLYTHLSAQDNLMISVLYRNLQSKRIAEVLDMVGLSSNVRQKVGTFSTGMKQRLGIALALLPDPQLLILDEPVNGLDPEGIVAIRKLIQHLHQEEGKTLLLSSHLLHEVELSCDHIGILHQGKLLYQGTLKALHQEKHSSHPLWIETDQTQKAVYLLQQSSFQVESEGEKLLVHLQTKEQIAGLIDLLRANAISIFQIRQPDVNLEDLYLHFTQLEKSANEET; encoded by the coding sequence ATGTCATTAGCGATCAGAACAGACAATCTTATTTTCAATTATGGCAACCAGACCAACATCCATGACTTGTCTTTATTTATACCAGAAGGCAGTTGTTTTGGATTATTAGGCCGGAATGGAGCAGGAAAGTCTACCATTATGAAACTAATTCTAGGTCTTCTCAAAGCACAGCAGGGTAAGGTATTTCTATTTGAACAGGAGCTTCAACAAAGAGAAAGTAAGGTTTTTGATGAAATTGGGGCTTTGGTAGAAGATCCTCCACTGTACACTCATCTTAGTGCGCAGGATAATTTAATGATCAGTGTGCTTTACCGTAATCTTCAATCTAAAAGGATTGCCGAAGTGCTTGACATGGTGGGACTTTCATCCAATGTGCGGCAAAAAGTAGGTACCTTCTCTACCGGGATGAAACAGCGGCTGGGCATTGCGCTGGCACTCTTACCTGATCCTCAACTTTTGATACTGGATGAACCGGTCAATGGGCTGGACCCGGAAGGAATTGTGGCGATACGTAAGCTCATTCAGCATTTACATCAGGAGGAAGGCAAAACACTACTGCTTTCCAGCCACCTGCTGCATGAAGTGGAGCTAAGCTGCGATCATATAGGTATACTCCATCAGGGAAAGTTGCTGTACCAGGGAACACTCAAGGCTTTGCATCAGGAGAAGCACTCCTCTCATCCGCTTTGGATAGAAACTGACCAAACACAAAAAGCCGTTTATCTTCTGCAGCAGTCCTCATTTCAGGTGGAGAGTGAAGGTGAAAAATTGCTGGTACACCTGCAAACAAAGGAACAGATTGCCGGATTGATAGATTTGCTCAGAGCTAACGCCATCAGCATCTTTCAGATACGCCAACCTGATGTAAACTTAGAAGACCTGTACCTCCACTTTACGCAATTAGAAAAATCAGCCAATGAGGAAACTTAA
- a CDS encoding sensor histidine kinase, which translates to MSVNEIDHESEEPNGRGQQLETIKNQIEEDGGLATKIIESLPIGVCLMDEEGYFKKVNETYCKLYGYQKEEMLGQHFTLVVPDRYKSKMDLLHREFIENHYEMKGEWVVQRKDGQEFTILVNTAHIQDGATHARHNMTFAVDISEIKDSTQQLESTIEVLNKKLDAQELASYISNHDIRNNLTSIVQIADILKDTNPTEEQKKWIDVLHDLGQRTLYMLKMSADYLKMERGKYTPNIQKFDLLQMLSEQTSALSRIGRNKRISIYISLNDQPVRDESEQLFIYADELYLERMLNNLILNAIEASPPDESVKVDVQQTEEIQVIIQNKGAVPEEIRDHFFDKFATSDKRDGTGLGTYIAKLVVELHKGKIDYSTSEEEGTTVRISLPAKVKGN; encoded by the coding sequence ATGAGTGTGAATGAAATTGATCATGAGTCCGAGGAGCCCAATGGCCGTGGACAGCAATTAGAAACCATCAAAAATCAGATAGAAGAAGATGGTGGTTTGGCTACCAAAATTATTGAAAGTCTGCCTATTGGTGTTTGCCTGATGGATGAAGAAGGCTATTTCAAAAAAGTGAATGAGACCTATTGCAAGCTCTATGGCTATCAAAAAGAAGAAATGCTGGGGCAACATTTTACATTGGTGGTACCCGACCGTTACAAAAGTAAAATGGATCTCCTGCACAGAGAATTTATAGAGAATCACTATGAGATGAAGGGCGAATGGGTAGTGCAGAGGAAAGACGGTCAGGAGTTTACCATCCTGGTCAATACGGCACATATACAGGACGGTGCTACACATGCCAGGCACAACATGACTTTTGCAGTAGATATTTCGGAGATCAAAGACTCTACCCAGCAGTTGGAATCTACCATAGAAGTACTCAATAAAAAACTGGACGCTCAGGAATTGGCATCTTATATCTCTAACCATGACATCAGGAACAATCTGACTTCCATTGTACAGATTGCTGATATATTAAAAGACACCAATCCTACTGAAGAACAAAAAAAATGGATTGATGTGCTTCATGATTTGGGGCAGCGTACGCTGTATATGCTCAAGATGTCGGCAGATTATCTTAAAATGGAGCGCGGAAAATATACACCTAACATACAGAAGTTTGACCTGCTTCAAATGCTAAGTGAGCAGACGTCTGCCTTGAGTAGAATCGGCAGAAATAAGCGTATCAGTATATATATCAGCCTGAATGACCAGCCTGTAAGAGATGAGAGCGAACAGCTATTCATTTATGCAGATGAACTTTATCTGGAACGGATGTTAAACAATCTTATCCTGAATGCCATTGAAGCTTCACCTCCAGACGAAAGTGTAAAAGTGGACGTGCAACAGACAGAAGAAATTCAGGTTATTATTCAAAACAAAGGTGCTGTACCGGAAGAAATCCGCGATCACTTTTTTGACAAATTCGCTACCTCTGACAAAAGAGACGGTACAGGACTGGGCACTTACATTGCCAAACTGGTAGTAGAACTACACAAAGGAAAAATTGACTATAGCACTTCTGAGGAAGAAGGAACGACAGTCAGGATAAGCCTGCCTGCTAAAGTTAAAGGAAACTAA
- a CDS encoding universal stress protein, with translation MMKTIIATTDYSSDAYYAVHYAARLAACFNAQLLLFNAFQLSVHAANTLLSPSTVDKMMHNNETRLAKLGRELSETYHIEVKYTTYTSLVEEEIEILVKQYDADLVVIGMQNELAENKILGNTTTSVIRRANYPVLVVPFGAEFNTIKKILFARDEKALHEGDKHMKLLKEMADLLKAEVEVFHVEKMPVEHSDKRRKEVQKDELEQILARAPHTYKMANADNIAESIVEEMKSYKPDLLVMVPHVGSFLDHLLKRSMTRKMVMETKVPLLALPDMNTTVMI, from the coding sequence ATGATGAAAACCATTATAGCAACCACTGATTACAGCAGCGATGCCTATTATGCCGTACACTATGCTGCCCGGCTTGCTGCCTGTTTTAATGCTCAACTGCTGTTGTTCAATGCCTTTCAGCTCTCCGTCCATGCTGCTAATACCCTGCTCTCTCCTTCCACTGTAGACAAGATGATGCACAATAATGAAACTCGCCTGGCTAAGTTGGGTAGAGAATTGTCAGAAACCTATCATATTGAAGTTAAATACACTACTTATACCTCTTTAGTGGAAGAGGAAATAGAAATACTGGTAAAGCAGTATGATGCTGACCTTGTAGTTATAGGTATGCAGAATGAGCTTGCCGAAAATAAAATTCTGGGCAATACCACCACTTCCGTGATCAGAAGGGCTAATTATCCTGTGCTGGTGGTGCCTTTTGGAGCAGAGTTCAATACTATTAAGAAAATCCTGTTTGCAAGAGATGAAAAGGCTCTTCATGAAGGAGATAAACACATGAAATTGCTTAAGGAGATGGCCGACCTATTAAAAGCAGAAGTTGAAGTTTTTCATGTGGAGAAAATGCCGGTGGAGCACTCTGATAAACGCAGGAAAGAAGTACAGAAAGATGAATTAGAGCAGATATTAGCGCGTGCACCTCATACTTACAAAATGGCTAATGCCGATAACATTGCCGAAAGTATTGTTGAGGAAATGAAGTCTTACAAACCTGATCTACTGGTGATGGTACCCCATGTAGGCTCTTTTCTGGATCATCTGCTCAAAAGAAGCATGACCCGCAAAATGGTGATGGAAACCAAAGTCCCTTTGCTGGCTCTACCTGATATGAACACAACTGTGATGATCTAG